One segment of Herbaspirillum hiltneri N3 DNA contains the following:
- the putA gene encoding trifunctional transcriptional regulator/proline dehydrogenase/L-glutamate gamma-semialdehyde dehydrogenase, with the protein MNSASHPSVVSSLFAPAFSVFQQEVMQNPTSLRAAITAVYRRDERSAVQWLLAQVQSNASWTEATQKLARKLVQAVRTKRTRSSGVDALMHEFSLSSEEGVALMCLAEALLRIPDHQTADRLIADKISKGDWRKHLGESPSLFVNAATWGLLITGKLVGTSSESGLASALTRLINKGGEPLIRKGVDLAMRMLGNQFVTGQTIAEALANSRDNEKRGYRYSYDMLGEAALTGHDADFYYQSYEDAIHAIGRASNGRGIKDGPGISVKLSALHPRYSRAQHARVMSELLPRLKQLLVLAKSYNIGLNIDAEEADRLELSLDLMEALAFDRDLDGFEGIGFVVQAYQKRCPFVIDYLADLARRSGRKLMVRLVKGAYWDSEIKRAQVDGLSGYPVYTRKVHTDLSYLACAQKLLAATDVIYPQFATHNAHTLSAIYTWAQQHKIDDYEFQCLHGMGETLYDQVVGADQLGKACRIYAPVGSHQTLLAYLVRRLLENGANSSFVNQIVDEAVAIDTLITDPIVAVQKSGGEPHPQIALPRNLYGEERKNSTGVDLSNEDTLRGLEHAFAQLSTQQWQAAPLLHDGAVSIGQTQSITNPADRRDLVGQVIEASRDDVESALHAATEYAVQWQAVSSGDRAQALEHAADLFETHQAELMALAVREAGKSLPNAIAEVREAVDFLRYYATQSRHDGNALAWGPVVCISPWNFPLAIFIGEVSASLAAGNVVLAKPAEQTPLIAHRAVQLLHEAGVPRAALQFLPGRGDTVGAALTGDARVKGVIFTGSTEVAQLINRTLAQRIKDEHGDIPFIAETGGQNALIVDSSALPEQVVQDVLSSAFDSAGQRCSALRVLCLQEDIADKTMTMLKGAMQELRIGRPDCLATDIGPVIDDEARTQLLAHIDQMKKGGKVYQLPLDERHEHGTYVAPTVIEINSIAQLKREVFGPVLHVLRYRRDQLPQLIDTINASGYGLTLGVHSRIDETIAFVADRAHVGNIYVNRNIVGAVVGVQPFGGEGKSGTGPKAGGPLYLKRLQRHAEVKLFNDTTPAASEPLTSLLDWAATHGHAKLAQLGATYVQESLLYKTLTLPGPTGERNTLSFAPRGKILCAAADVAALLNQVAAVLATGNTAVVPAAQGKLIPAGLPAEARRAIELSGDIAAPDLHLALVDGPVIAQWRGVLAARDGALVPLVPTAEDTPIALWRLVAERALCVNTTAAGGNASLMTLSV; encoded by the coding sequence ATGAACAGCGCCTCCCATCCGTCCGTCGTTTCTTCCCTCTTCGCCCCCGCCTTCAGCGTCTTCCAGCAGGAAGTCATGCAGAATCCGACCTCATTGCGCGCGGCAATCACGGCGGTCTATCGCCGTGACGAGCGCAGCGCAGTGCAATGGCTGCTGGCACAGGTGCAAAGCAACGCGAGCTGGACCGAGGCGACGCAAAAGCTGGCGCGCAAACTGGTGCAGGCGGTACGCACCAAGCGCACACGCTCGTCCGGCGTTGATGCGCTGATGCACGAATTTTCGCTGTCGTCGGAAGAGGGCGTAGCGCTGATGTGCCTGGCCGAAGCCCTGCTGCGCATCCCCGATCACCAGACCGCCGACCGCCTGATCGCCGACAAGATCAGCAAGGGCGACTGGCGCAAGCATCTGGGCGAGTCGCCATCGCTGTTCGTCAATGCCGCTACCTGGGGCTTGCTGATCACCGGCAAGCTGGTCGGCACCAGCAGCGAGAGCGGCCTGGCTTCGGCGCTCACGCGCCTGATCAACAAGGGCGGCGAACCGCTGATCCGCAAGGGCGTCGATCTCGCCATGCGCATGCTGGGCAACCAATTCGTGACGGGCCAGACCATCGCCGAAGCGCTGGCCAACAGCCGCGACAATGAAAAGCGCGGCTATCGCTATTCCTACGACATGCTCGGCGAAGCGGCGCTGACCGGGCACGACGCCGACTTCTATTACCAATCCTACGAAGACGCGATCCATGCCATCGGCCGCGCTTCCAACGGTCGCGGCATCAAGGACGGTCCCGGTATCTCGGTCAAGCTGTCGGCGCTGCATCCACGCTATTCGCGCGCCCAGCATGCGCGCGTGATGAGCGAACTGCTGCCGCGCCTGAAGCAATTGCTGGTGCTGGCCAAGTCCTACAACATCGGCCTCAACATCGACGCCGAAGAAGCCGACCGCCTCGAGCTGTCGCTGGATCTGATGGAAGCGCTGGCGTTCGACCGCGACCTCGACGGTTTCGAAGGCATCGGCTTCGTGGTGCAGGCGTATCAGAAGCGCTGCCCGTTCGTGATCGACTATCTGGCCGACCTGGCGCGCCGCAGCGGCCGCAAGCTGATGGTGCGACTGGTCAAGGGCGCCTACTGGGACAGCGAAATCAAACGCGCCCAGGTCGACGGCCTGAGCGGCTATCCGGTCTACACGCGCAAGGTGCATACCGATCTGTCCTACCTGGCCTGTGCACAGAAACTGCTGGCTGCGACCGACGTCATCTATCCGCAATTCGCCACCCACAACGCGCACACGCTCTCCGCCATCTACACCTGGGCGCAGCAGCACAAGATCGACGACTACGAATTCCAGTGCCTGCACGGCATGGGCGAAACCCTGTACGACCAGGTGGTCGGCGCTGACCAGCTCGGGAAGGCCTGCCGCATTTACGCGCCGGTCGGTTCGCATCAGACGCTGCTGGCTTACTTGGTGCGCCGCCTGCTGGAGAACGGCGCCAATTCGTCCTTCGTCAACCAGATCGTCGACGAAGCCGTCGCCATCGACACGCTGATCACCGACCCCATCGTCGCCGTGCAAAAATCGGGCGGCGAACCGCATCCGCAGATCGCCTTGCCGCGCAACCTGTACGGCGAAGAACGCAAGAATTCCACCGGTGTCGACCTCAGCAACGAAGACACCTTGCGTGGACTCGAGCACGCCTTCGCCCAACTGAGCACGCAGCAATGGCAAGCCGCACCGCTGCTGCACGACGGTGCCGTATCCATCGGCCAGACGCAGTCGATCACCAATCCGGCCGACCGCCGCGACCTCGTGGGGCAGGTCATTGAAGCCTCGCGCGACGACGTCGAGAGCGCCCTGCACGCGGCCACCGAGTATGCCGTGCAATGGCAGGCCGTCTCGTCCGGCGATCGCGCACAAGCGCTGGAACATGCCGCCGACTTGTTCGAAACACATCAGGCCGAACTGATGGCGCTGGCCGTGCGCGAAGCCGGCAAGTCGCTGCCCAACGCGATCGCCGAAGTGCGCGAAGCGGTCGACTTCCTGCGTTACTACGCAACGCAATCGCGTCACGACGGCAATGCGCTGGCGTGGGGCCCGGTGGTCTGCATCAGCCCGTGGAATTTCCCGCTGGCGATCTTCATTGGCGAAGTCAGCGCCTCGCTGGCCGCTGGCAACGTGGTGCTGGCCAAGCCGGCCGAACAGACGCCGCTGATCGCGCATCGCGCGGTGCAGCTGTTGCATGAAGCGGGCGTGCCGCGCGCTGCGCTGCAATTCCTGCCGGGCCGCGGCGACACCGTCGGCGCGGCGCTGACCGGCGACGCGCGCGTCAAGGGCGTGATCTTCACCGGCTCGACCGAAGTCGCGCAACTGATCAATCGCACGCTGGCTCAGCGCATCAAGGACGAGCACGGCGATATTCCGTTCATCGCCGAGACAGGCGGGCAGAATGCGCTCATCGTCGACTCCAGCGCCTTGCCCGAACAAGTAGTGCAGGATGTCCTGAGCTCGGCCTTCGATAGCGCCGGCCAGCGCTGCTCCGCGCTGCGCGTGCTGTGCCTGCAGGAAGACATCGCGGACAAGACCATGACCATGCTGAAGGGGGCGATGCAGGAGCTGCGCATCGGCCGTCCCGATTGCCTGGCAACCGACATCGGCCCGGTCATCGACGACGAAGCGCGCACACAACTGCTGGCGCACATCGACCAGATGAAAAAGGGCGGCAAGGTCTATCAATTGCCGCTCGACGAACGCCATGAGCACGGCACCTACGTCGCACCGACCGTGATTGAGATCAACTCCATCGCCCAGCTCAAGCGCGAAGTGTTCGGTCCCGTGCTGCACGTGCTGCGCTATCGCCGCGACCAGTTGCCGCAGCTGATCGACACCATCAATGCCAGCGGCTACGGCCTGACCCTGGGAGTGCATTCGCGCATCGACGAGACCATCGCCTTCGTCGCCGACCGCGCCCACGTCGGCAACATCTATGTCAATCGCAACATCGTCGGCGCCGTGGTCGGCGTGCAACCGTTCGGCGGCGAAGGAAAATCAGGTACCGGCCCGAAAGCCGGCGGCCCGCTATACCTCAAACGCCTGCAACGCCATGCAGAGGTCAAGCTGTTCAATGACACTACGCCGGCGGCATCGGAACCATTGACGTCCTTGCTGGACTGGGCGGCGACCCACGGCCACGCCAAGCTGGCGCAACTGGGCGCGACCTATGTGCAGGAAAGCCTGTTGTACAAGACGCTGACCTTGCCGGGACCGACCGGCGAGCGCAACACGCTGTCCTTCGCGCCGCGCGGCAAGATACTCTGCGCGGCGGCCGATGTCGCGGCGCTGCTGAACCAGGTCGCTGCGGTGCTGGCTACCGGCAACACCGCCGTGGTGCCGGCTGCGCAAGGCAAGCTGATTCCGGCCGGTCTGCCGGCCGAGGCGCGCCGGGCGATCGAACTCAGCGGCGACATCGCTGCGCCGGACTTGCATCTGGCGCTGGTCGACGGTCCGGTGATCGCACAATGGCGCGGCGTGCTGGCGGCCCGCGACGGCGCGCTGGTGCCGCTGGTGCCGACTGCCGAAGACACGCCGATTGCCTTGTGGCGTCTGGTCGCCGAACGCGCGTTGTGCGTCAACACGACGGCCGCAGGCGGCAATGCCAGCCTGATGACCTTGTCGGTTTAA
- a CDS encoding RcnB family protein translates to MNKKSIVSSVLVLTLGVGTLPLAQAQQYGRDDRRPPPGQDDRRGPPDRHDDRHDDRHDGRHDNRRDDHRGPDRRDERGAGPNHAFHRGDRLPPEYRNRQYVVNNWREHRLSPPPRGYQWVQTGGDYVLVAIGTGIILQLLLGN, encoded by the coding sequence ATGAATAAGAAATCCATCGTCTCCTCGGTTCTCGTCCTGACGCTCGGCGTCGGCACCTTACCCTTGGCCCAGGCGCAACAATACGGCCGCGATGACCGCCGTCCGCCGCCAGGCCAGGATGATCGCCGCGGTCCGCCCGATCGCCATGACGATCGTCACGATGATCGCCATGATGGCCGACACGACAACCGCCGCGACGACCACCGCGGTCCTGATCGTCGCGATGAGCGCGGCGCCGGTCCCAACCACGCCTTTCATCGCGGCGATCGCCTGCCGCCGGAATACCGCAACCGCCAGTACGTCGTCAACAACTGGCGCGAACATCGCCTGAGCCCGCCGCCGCGCGGCTATCAGTGGGTGCAGACCGGCGGCGATTACGTGCTGGTGGCAATCGGCACCGGCATCATCCTGCAATTGCTTCTCGGTAATTAA
- a CDS encoding ABC transporter ATP-binding protein, producing MTTNILKIEDLSVAYGGIKAVKGASLEVNEGELVTLIGANGAGKTTTLKAVTGTLPDSKVGGHISYLGQPLKGQSSFNLVQQKLAMVPEGRGVFTRMSIHENLLMGAYTSDDKQQIARDIEHWFSVFPRLKERASQMAGTLSGGEQQMLAMARALMSHPKLLLLDEPSMGLSPIMVEKIFEVIRNVSAQGITILLVEQNAKLALEAAHRGYVMESGLITMSGNASEMLNDPRVKAAYLGEG from the coding sequence ATGACAACGAACATCCTGAAAATCGAAGACCTGAGCGTGGCCTACGGCGGCATCAAGGCCGTCAAGGGCGCGAGCCTGGAAGTCAACGAAGGCGAACTGGTGACCCTGATCGGGGCCAATGGCGCAGGCAAGACCACCACCCTCAAGGCCGTCACCGGCACGCTGCCGGACTCGAAAGTGGGCGGCCACATCAGCTACCTCGGCCAGCCGCTGAAGGGGCAAAGCTCCTTCAACCTGGTGCAGCAAAAGCTGGCGATGGTGCCGGAAGGCCGGGGCGTCTTTACGCGCATGAGCATCCACGAGAACCTCCTCATGGGCGCCTACACCAGCGACGACAAGCAGCAGATCGCCCGCGACATCGAGCACTGGTTCAGCGTCTTCCCGCGGTTGAAGGAGCGGGCGAGCCAGATGGCCGGCACGCTGTCGGGCGGGGAACAGCAGATGCTGGCGATGGCGCGTGCGCTGATGAGCCATCCGAAACTGCTGCTGCTGGATGAACCGTCGATGGGACTGTCACCGATCATGGTGGAGAAGATCTTCGAGGTGATCCGCAACGTGTCGGCACAGGGCATCACGATCCTGCTGGTGGAGCAGAACGCCAAGCTGGCGCTGGAGGCGGCGCATCGCGGGTATGTGATGGAGTCGGGACTCATCACCATGAGCGGCAATGCCAGCGAGATGCTCAATGATCCGCGCGTGAAGGCGGCTTATTTGGGGGAAGGGTAA
- a CDS encoding ABC transporter ATP-binding protein, whose translation MSTSTLLKIADVSKRFGGLQALSGVSLTIEQGQIYGLIGPNGAGKTTFFNVITGLYQPDTGSFELAGKPYSPSAPHEVAKAGIARTFQNIRLFGDMTVLENVMVGCHVRTKQNVFGAVFRHKAARDEEAAIKDKSQKLLDFVGIGKFASRTARHLSYGDQRRLEIARALATEPQLLALDEPAAGMNATEKIGLRELLVKIQAEGKTILLIEHDVKLMMGLCNRLTVLDYGKPIAEGVPADVQKNPAVIEAYLGASH comes from the coding sequence ATGAGCACCAGCACCCTGTTAAAAATCGCCGACGTCAGCAAACGCTTCGGCGGCCTGCAAGCCCTCTCGGGCGTAAGCCTGACCATTGAACAAGGCCAGATCTACGGCCTGATCGGCCCCAACGGCGCCGGCAAGACCACCTTCTTCAACGTCATCACCGGCCTGTACCAGCCCGACACCGGCAGTTTCGAGCTGGCCGGCAAGCCCTACAGCCCCAGCGCCCCGCACGAAGTGGCCAAGGCCGGCATTGCCCGCACCTTCCAGAACATCCGCCTCTTCGGCGACATGACCGTCCTGGAAAACGTCATGGTCGGCTGCCATGTCAGAACGAAACAGAACGTCTTCGGCGCCGTGTTCCGGCACAAGGCCGCCCGCGACGAAGAAGCGGCGATCAAGGACAAATCGCAGAAGCTGCTCGACTTCGTCGGCATCGGCAAATTCGCCTCCAGAACGGCACGGCACCTGTCGTACGGCGACCAGAGAAGACTGGAAATCGCCCGCGCGCTGGCCACCGAACCGCAACTGCTGGCACTGGACGAACCGGCTGCCGGCATGAACGCCACCGAGAAGATCGGCCTGCGCGAACTGCTGGTCAAGATCCAGGCCGAAGGCAAGACGATCCTGCTGATCGAACACGACGTCAAACTGATGATGGGCCTGTGCAACCGGTTGACGGTGCTGGACTACGGCAAGCCGATTGCCGAAGGGGTGCCGGCCGACGTGCAGAAGAACCCCGCCGTGATTGAAGCCTACCTCGGCGCCAGTCATTAA
- a CDS encoding ABC transporter permease subunit, with product MAFLSFDKKRNPRQANISLVALLILMIIFPFIASQFGNSWVRIMDIALLYIMLALGLNVVVGFAGLLDLGYIAFYAIGAYTAGLLASPQFADVLQSFVNTYPAVGNFLVMVCGPQIVQTGIHLSLWIIVPLSALIAALFGALLGAPTLKLRGDYLAIVTLGFGEIIRIFMNNLNAPVNITNGPQGINLIDPIRVFGVSLAGEPGSGSIVKFLGFSMPSVNAYYFLFLLLCIGVIFFSIRLQDSRLGRAWVAIREDEIAAKAMGINTRNVKLLAFAMGASFGGVAGAMFASFQGFVSPESFSLTESIAVLAMVVLGGIGHIPGVVLGGVILAALPEVLRHVVEPVQMSLFGKVWIDAEVLRQLLYGLAMVVIMLNRPAGLWPSPRHEDRPEADHPHGSDAVGVVKA from the coding sequence ATGGCCTTCCTCAGCTTCGACAAGAAACGCAACCCGCGCCAGGCCAATATCAGCCTGGTGGCGCTGTTGATCCTCATGATCATCTTCCCCTTCATTGCCAGCCAGTTCGGCAATTCCTGGGTACGCATCATGGACATCGCCCTGCTGTACATCATGCTGGCCCTGGGCCTGAACGTGGTGGTGGGCTTTGCCGGCCTGCTCGACCTGGGCTACATCGCGTTCTACGCCATCGGCGCGTATACCGCCGGTTTGCTGGCCTCGCCGCAGTTCGCCGACGTGCTGCAATCCTTCGTCAACACCTACCCTGCGGTGGGCAACTTCCTCGTGATGGTGTGCGGCCCGCAGATCGTGCAGACCGGCATCCACCTGTCGCTGTGGATCATCGTACCGCTGTCGGCATTGATTGCCGCCTTGTTCGGCGCCTTGCTGGGCGCCCCGACCCTGAAGCTGCGCGGCGACTACCTCGCCATCGTGACCCTGGGCTTCGGTGAAATCATCCGCATCTTCATGAACAACCTCAATGCGCCGGTCAACATCACCAACGGCCCGCAAGGGATCAACCTGATCGACCCGATCCGCGTCTTCGGCGTCTCGCTGGCCGGCGAACCCGGCTCCGGCTCGATCGTCAAGTTTCTCGGCTTCTCAATGCCCTCGGTGAACGCCTACTACTTCCTCTTCCTGCTGCTGTGCATCGGCGTGATCTTCTTCTCGATCCGGCTGCAAGACTCGCGCCTGGGCCGCGCCTGGGTCGCCATCCGCGAAGACGAGATCGCCGCCAAGGCCATGGGCATCAACACCCGCAACGTGAAACTGCTGGCGTTTGCCATGGGCGCCTCCTTCGGCGGCGTGGCCGGCGCCATGTTCGCCTCCTTCCAGGGATTCGTCTCGCCGGAATCCTTCTCCCTGACCGAATCGATTGCGGTGCTGGCCATGGTCGTGCTGGGCGGCATCGGCCACATCCCCGGCGTGGTGCTCGGCGGCGTCATCCTGGCCGCCTTGCCGGAAGTCCTGCGCCACGTGGTGGAGCCGGTGCAGATGAGCCTGTTCGGTAAAGTCTGGATCGACGCCGAAGTGCTGCGCCAGCTGCTCTACGGACTGGCCATGGTGGTCATCATGCTCAACCGTCCTGCCGGCCTGTGGCCCTCGCCGCGCCACGAAGACCGGCCCGAAGCCGACCACCCGCATGGCAGTGATGCCGTCGGTGTCGTCAAAGCATAA
- a CDS encoding branched-chain amino acid ABC transporter permease, whose translation MDIFIQQIINGLVLGSMYALIALGYTMVYGVLNLINFAHGDVLMIGAMAGLSILKLVQHVAPDLPGIVKLIIAIIGAIPVCVIVSMIIERVAYRPLRNAPRLAPLITAIGVSILLQTLAMMIWGRSPLPFPQIMPSDPVHIAGALISPTQIMLLLLALAAMIGLVLIVEKTKMGRAMRATAENPRIAGLMGVDSNRVIVVTFIIGAALAAIAGVMWAANYSTAQFAMGFVPGLKAFSAAVLGGIGNIYGAMLGGILLGLIESLGAGYIGDLTGDFLGSNYQDIFAFIVLIIVLTLRPSGIMGERVADRA comes from the coding sequence ATGGACATATTCATCCAGCAAATCATCAACGGCCTGGTTCTGGGGAGCATGTACGCCCTGATCGCCCTGGGTTACACGATGGTGTACGGGGTCTTGAACCTGATCAATTTTGCGCACGGTGACGTGCTCATGATCGGCGCGATGGCCGGCTTGAGCATTTTGAAGCTGGTGCAGCACGTGGCGCCGGACCTGCCGGGCATCGTCAAGCTCATCATCGCCATCATTGGTGCGATCCCGGTGTGCGTGATCGTCAGCATGATCATCGAACGCGTGGCGTATCGTCCGCTGCGCAACGCCCCGCGCCTGGCGCCGCTGATCACCGCCATCGGCGTGTCGATCCTGCTGCAGACGCTGGCCATGATGATCTGGGGCCGCAGCCCGCTGCCGTTCCCGCAAATCATGCCCTCGGACCCGGTGCACATCGCCGGCGCGCTGATCTCGCCGACCCAGATCATGCTGTTGCTGCTGGCGTTGGCCGCCATGATCGGCCTGGTCCTCATCGTCGAGAAGACCAAGATGGGCCGCGCCATGCGCGCCACCGCCGAGAACCCGCGCATTGCCGGCTTGATGGGTGTGGATTCGAACCGCGTCATCGTCGTCACCTTCATCATCGGCGCCGCGCTGGCGGCCATCGCCGGCGTCATGTGGGCCGCGAATTACTCCACCGCGCAATTCGCCATGGGCTTCGTCCCCGGCCTGAAAGCCTTCTCGGCAGCGGTGCTGGGCGGCATCGGCAACATCTACGGCGCCATGCTCGGCGGCATCCTGCTGGGCCTGATCGAAAGCCTCGGCGCCGGCTACATCGGCGACCTCACGGGCGACTTCCTGGGCAGCAACTACCAGGACATCTTCGCCTTCATCGTGCTCATCATCGTGCTCACACTGCGTCCGTCCGGGATCATGGGTGAACGCGTGGCCGACCGCGCTTAA
- the ispH gene encoding 4-hydroxy-3-methylbut-2-enyl diphosphate reductase translates to MDKQESEILLAQPRGFCAGVDRAIEIVERALVQFGAPIYVRHEIVHNAYVVADLRSKGAIFIEELADVPAGNTVIFSAHGVSKAVQAEAQERGLTVFDATCPLVTKVHMEVAKMRRDGREIIMIGHEGHPEVEGTMGQTEAGMYLVETVDDVLKLQVADPDLLAYVSQTTLSVDDTTDIIAALKQRFPNIAEPKKGDICYATTNRQEAVKFMAPQVDVVIVVGSPNSSNSNRLREVAEKKGVPAYMVDNAELIRQEWLDGKRRVGVTAGASAPEVLVQAVIDRIKEGSLRSVRILEGIEEHVTFPMPKGLSGSRAVTGNS, encoded by the coding sequence ATGGACAAGCAAGAATCTGAAATTTTATTGGCTCAGCCGCGTGGTTTCTGCGCAGGCGTCGATCGCGCCATCGAAATCGTCGAGCGCGCACTGGTGCAATTCGGCGCACCGATTTACGTGCGCCATGAAATTGTCCACAACGCCTATGTCGTCGCCGACCTGCGCAGCAAGGGCGCCATCTTCATCGAAGAGCTGGCCGATGTACCGGCCGGGAACACCGTCATCTTTTCGGCGCACGGCGTCTCCAAGGCGGTGCAGGCGGAGGCTCAGGAGCGCGGCCTGACCGTGTTCGACGCGACCTGTCCGCTGGTGACCAAGGTGCACATGGAAGTGGCCAAGATGCGCCGCGACGGCCGCGAGATCATCATGATCGGCCACGAAGGCCATCCGGAAGTCGAGGGCACCATGGGCCAGACCGAAGCCGGCATGTACCTCGTGGAAACCGTCGACGACGTGCTCAAGCTGCAGGTCGCCGATCCCGACTTGCTCGCCTATGTGTCGCAAACCACCTTGTCGGTGGACGACACCACCGACATCATCGCCGCGCTCAAGCAGCGCTTCCCGAATATCGCCGAACCGAAAAAAGGCGATATCTGCTACGCCACCACCAACCGCCAGGAAGCGGTCAAATTCATGGCGCCGCAAGTCGACGTCGTGATCGTGGTCGGCAGTCCCAACAGCTCCAATTCCAACCGCCTGCGTGAAGTCGCAGAAAAGAAGGGCGTGCCCGCCTACATGGTCGACAACGCCGAACTGATCAGGCAGGAGTGGCTGGACGGCAAGCGCCGCGTCGGCGTCACCGCCGGTGCATCTGCGCCGGAAGTCCTGGTGCAGGCCGTCATCGACCGGATCAAGGAAGGCTCCTTGCGCAGCGTGCGCATCCTCGAAGGCATCGAAGAACATGTCACCTTCCCGATGCCCAAGGGGCTGAGCGGCAGTCGTGCCGTGACCGGCAATAGCTGA
- a CDS encoding FKBP-type peptidyl-prolyl cis-trans isomerase has protein sequence MSNASVPVVTETAYLTLHYRLASLTGENIVSTFEEKPATLQFGQGQLAPFLEACLLGLPEGVHQTFELAPEQAFGPRNPELIQRISRATLEENSSMDEEYRVGDLVDFAAPGGGRFAGVLREIDAQGALFDFNHPLAGQTLKFEVKIIGIL, from the coding sequence ATGTCCAACGCCTCCGTCCCGGTCGTCACCGAAACCGCTTATCTCACCCTGCATTACCGTCTGGCTTCGCTGACCGGTGAAAACATCGTCAGCACCTTTGAAGAAAAGCCTGCCACGCTGCAATTCGGCCAAGGTCAGCTGGCGCCGTTTCTGGAAGCTTGCCTGCTGGGTTTGCCGGAAGGCGTGCATCAGACCTTCGAGCTGGCGCCGGAGCAGGCTTTTGGACCACGCAACCCGGAATTGATTCAGCGCATTTCGCGCGCCACGCTGGAAGAAAACTCGTCGATGGACGAAGAATATCGCGTCGGCGACCTGGTCGATTTCGCGGCGCCGGGCGGCGGCCGCTTTGCCGGGGTGCTGCGTGAGATCGACGCGCAAGGCGCGCTGTTCGATTTCAATCATCCGCTGGCCGGACAAACACTCAAATTTGAAGTAAAAATCATCGGGATTCTGTAA
- the radC gene encoding RadC family protein: MAITDWPEDQRPRERLIRQGAQSLSDAELLAVFLRVGVTGKSAVDLGRDMVGHFGSLQALFAARLADFCGINGLGPAKYAQLQAVLELARRALAEELTTGTALTSPKAVVHYLQLLFQGKAHESFVVLFLDVKNRLIEAEEMFRGTLTQASVYPREIVKAALARNAAGVILAHNHPSGEPEPSSADLLLTQTLKQALGLVDVRVLDHIVVAGRRTHSFAEHGQL, from the coding sequence ATGGCAATCACCGACTGGCCGGAAGACCAGCGCCCGCGCGAACGGCTGATCCGGCAAGGCGCCCAGTCCCTGTCTGACGCCGAATTGCTGGCGGTGTTCCTGCGCGTGGGCGTGACGGGCAAGAGCGCGGTCGACCTCGGGCGCGACATGGTCGGGCATTTCGGCTCGCTGCAGGCGCTGTTTGCCGCACGGCTGGCCGATTTCTGCGGCATCAACGGCCTCGGCCCTGCCAAATACGCCCAGTTGCAGGCCGTGCTGGAGCTGGCCCGGCGTGCGCTGGCGGAAGAACTGACGACCGGTACAGCGCTCACCTCGCCCAAGGCGGTGGTGCATTATCTGCAGTTGCTGTTCCAGGGCAAGGCGCATGAAAGCTTCGTGGTGCTGTTTCTTGACGTCAAGAATCGCCTGATCGAGGCGGAGGAAATGTTTCGCGGCACCCTGACGCAAGCCAGCGTTTATCCGCGCGAAATCGTCAAGGCAGCGCTGGCCCGCAATGCGGCGGGCGTCATCCTGGCCCATAATCACCCCTCCGGCGAGCCCGAACCGAGCAGCGCCGACCTGCTGCTGACGCAGACCCTGAAACAGGCGCTGGGCCTGGTTGACGTGCGCGTGCTGGATCACATCGTGGTGGCCGGACGGCGCACGCATTCGTTTGCGGAGCACGGGCAGCTATAG
- the rpmB gene encoding 50S ribosomal protein L28, whose product MARVCQVTGKGPMVGNNVSHANNKTKRRFLPNLQNRRIFVESENRWVSLRLSNAGLRVIDKVGIDAVLADMRARGEKV is encoded by the coding sequence ATGGCACGTGTATGCCAAGTCACCGGGAAGGGGCCGATGGTCGGCAACAACGTCTCCCATGCGAACAACAAGACCAAGCGTCGCTTTTTGCCTAACCTGCAAAATCGCCGCATTTTCGTCGAGTCGGAAAACCGTTGGGTTTCCCTGCGCTTGTCCAACGCCGGCCTGCGTGTGATCGACAAAGTCGGCATCGATGCCGTTTTGGCCGATATGCGCGCTCGCGGCGAAAAAGTCTAA
- the rpmG gene encoding 50S ribosomal protein L33: MAKSGRDKIKLESTAGTGHFYTTTKNKRTTPEKLAIMKFDPKVRKHVEYKETKIK, encoded by the coding sequence ATGGCTAAATCCGGCCGCGACAAAATCAAGCTGGAGTCGACCGCAGGTACAGGTCACTTCTACACCACGACAAAGAACAAGCGTACGACACCTGAAAAACTGGCGATCATGAAGTTCGATCCCAAGGTTCGCAAGCACGTTGAATACAAAGAGACCAAGATCAAGTAA